The following proteins are encoded in a genomic region of Thalassophryne amazonica chromosome 5, fThaAma1.1, whole genome shotgun sequence:
- the ghra gene encoding growth hormone receptor a isoform X2, whose product MAVSSSSNVLHFVLMSSLGSLFTSGSAFLMTADRTSSAPHFTECVSREQETFRCWWNPGSFHNLSSPGALTVFYLLMDPSNSTWKACPEYIHSRRECFFDSKHTSSWFRYCMQLRTQTNVTYFNDDDCFTVEDIVIPDPPVALNWTALNRSPSGYSYDIMVKWQPPPTADVATGWLRLEYEIQYREKNTTNWKALEVQPQTQQTVYGLHIGKEYEVHIRCSLRGRRKFGDFSDSIFIHVAELPSKGRSHQITDSTFPLTVAVIFGIVGILILIMVVVISQQHRLVMIFLPPVPAPKIKGIDPDLLKKGKLEELNFILSGGGMGGLPSYGPDFYQEEPWVEFIEMDAEDTDTREKETSQGSDTQRLLSLSQPARSHTNTGCSRVVRFPDNDSGHASCCDPELPDQDSQMLMTTMLPGQPEDRESSPDDLRRDPASEKGERSLVCTQTGVPQIWVNTDFYAQVSNVMLSGGVVLSSDQQLRIQLSIPAMQDETQKKGAESGAKEETDEMKEAKQKELQFQLLVVDPEGSGYTKESITQQNSTPTTSLIPGEGYQTIQPEPVETKPHQEDFLSPETTIDSPQSPYILPDSPQSQLPPPVADYTVIQEVDSQHSLLLNPTPGQSPPSCLPQQALKALSAMPVGYITPDLLGNLSP is encoded by the exons ctcCCCATTTCACAGAGTGTGTGTCGAGAGAACAAGAGACATTCCGCTGTTGGTGGAATCCAGGCAGCTTCCACAACCTGTCGTCTCCTGGAGCACTCACAGTCTTCTACTTATTAATGGA CCCCTCCAACAGTACATGGAAAGCGTGTCCAGAGTACATACATTCCAGGAGAGAATGCTTCTTTGATTCAAAACACACATCTTCTTGGTTCCGCTACTGTATGCAGCTGCGCACTCAAACAAATGTGACCTATTTCAATGACGACGACTGTTTCACAGTGGAAGACATTG TGATTCCTGACCCCCCTGTGGCTCTGAACTGGACAGCGCTGAACAGGAGTCCTTCTGGTTATAGCTATGACATAATGGTCAAATGGCAACCGCCGCCGACTGCAGATGTAGCAACAGGATGGCTACGTTTGGAGTATGAAATTCAATACAGAGAGAAGAACACCACAAATTGGAAAGCA TTGGAGGTGCAACCTCAGACCCAGCAGACAGTCTATGGTCTGCACATAGGAAAAGAGTACGAAGTGCACATCCGCTGCAGCCTGAGGGGTCGGAGAAAATTTGGAGATTTCAGTGACTCCATCTTCATTCATGTGGCTGAGCTTCCCAGCAAAGGAAGATCGcatcagatcacag ATTCTACATTTCCGCTCACAGTGGCTGTCATTTTTGGGATTGTGGGAATCCTCATACTCATCATGGTGGTCGTCATCTCTCAGCAGCACAG GTTGGTGATGATATTTCTTCCGCCAGTTCCTGCTCCCAAAATTAAAGGCATCGATCCAGATCTGCTCAAg AAAGGCAAGCTGGAAGAGCTGAATTTCATCCTGAGTGGTGGAGGCATGGGCGGACTTCCCTCTTATGGTCCAGATTTCTACCAAGAGGAGCCCTGGGTGGAGTTCATCGAGATGGATGCAGAAGACACGGACACGAGAGAGAAGGAGACCAGTCAGGGTTCGGACACGCAGAGGCTCCTCAGTCTGTCTCAGCCCGCCAGgagccacacaaacacaggatgcTCCAGAGTCGTCAG GTTCCCTGATAATGACTCGGGCCATGCCAGCTGCTGTGACCCTGAACTTCCTGACCAAGACAGTCAAATGTTGATGACCACCATGCTACCAGGCCAGCCTGAGGACAGAGAATCCTCCCCCGATGATTTGAGAAGAGATCCAGCTTCAGAAAAAGGAGAGAGGTCTCTTGTCTGTACTCAGACTGGAGTGCCTCAGATTTGGGTCAACACTGATTTCTATGCCCAGGTCAGCAATGTAATGCTCTCTGGAGGCGTTGTTCTATCCTCTGACCAACAACTCAGAATCCAGCTCAGCATCCCAGCTATGCAGGATGAGACACAAAAGAAGGGagcagagagtggagccaaggaGGAGACAGATGAAATGAAGGAGGCCAAGCAGAAAGAGCTGCAGTTTCAGCTGCTGGTAGTTGATCCTGAGGGAAGTGGCTACACCAAAGAAAGCATCACCCAACAGAACAGCACTCCCACAACCTCCCTGATCCCCGGAGAGGGGTACCAAACCATACAGCCTGAGCCAGTGGAGACTAAACCTCACCAGGAGGACTTCTTATCTCCAGAAACCACAATAGACAGTCCTCAGTCTCCTTATATTCTTCCGGACTCTCCCCAATCCCAGCTTCCCCCTCCTGTTGCAGACTACACAGTGATCCAGGAGGTGGACAGTCAAcacagtctgcttcttaacccaacTCCCGGGCAGTCCCCACCTTCTTGCCTGCCCCAACAAGCCCTCAAGGCCCTGTCTGCTATGCCTGTAGGGTACATCACCCCAGATCTGCTAGGGAACCTGTCACCTTAA
- the ghra gene encoding growth hormone receptor a isoform X1, translating to MAVSSSSNVLHFVLMSSLGSLFTSGSAFLMTADRTSSAPHFTECVSREQETFRCWWNPGSFHNLSSPGALTVFYLLMDPSNSTWKACPEYIHSRRECFFDSKHTSSWFRYCMQLRTQTNVTYFNDDDCFTVEDIVIPDPPVALNWTALNRSPSGYSYDIMVKWQPPPTADVATGWLRLEYEIQYREKNTTNWKALEVQPQTQQTVYGLHIGKEYEVHIRCSLRGRRKFGDFSDSIFIHVAELPSKGRSHQITDSTFPLTVAVIFGIVGILILIMVVVISQQHRLVMIFLPPVPAPKIKGIDPDLLKKGKLEELNFILSGGGMGGLPSYGPDFYQEEPWVEFIEMDAEDTDTREKETSQGSDTQRLLSLSQPARSHTNTGCSSFPHRFPDNDSGHASCCDPELPDQDSQMLMTTMLPGQPEDRESSPDDLRRDPASEKGERSLVCTQTGVPQIWVNTDFYAQVSNVMLSGGVVLSSDQQLRIQLSIPAMQDETQKKGAESGAKEETDEMKEAKQKELQFQLLVVDPEGSGYTKESITQQNSTPTTSLIPGEGYQTIQPEPVETKPHQEDFLSPETTIDSPQSPYILPDSPQSQLPPPVADYTVIQEVDSQHSLLLNPTPGQSPPSCLPQQALKALSAMPVGYITPDLLGNLSP from the exons ctcCCCATTTCACAGAGTGTGTGTCGAGAGAACAAGAGACATTCCGCTGTTGGTGGAATCCAGGCAGCTTCCACAACCTGTCGTCTCCTGGAGCACTCACAGTCTTCTACTTATTAATGGA CCCCTCCAACAGTACATGGAAAGCGTGTCCAGAGTACATACATTCCAGGAGAGAATGCTTCTTTGATTCAAAACACACATCTTCTTGGTTCCGCTACTGTATGCAGCTGCGCACTCAAACAAATGTGACCTATTTCAATGACGACGACTGTTTCACAGTGGAAGACATTG TGATTCCTGACCCCCCTGTGGCTCTGAACTGGACAGCGCTGAACAGGAGTCCTTCTGGTTATAGCTATGACATAATGGTCAAATGGCAACCGCCGCCGACTGCAGATGTAGCAACAGGATGGCTACGTTTGGAGTATGAAATTCAATACAGAGAGAAGAACACCACAAATTGGAAAGCA TTGGAGGTGCAACCTCAGACCCAGCAGACAGTCTATGGTCTGCACATAGGAAAAGAGTACGAAGTGCACATCCGCTGCAGCCTGAGGGGTCGGAGAAAATTTGGAGATTTCAGTGACTCCATCTTCATTCATGTGGCTGAGCTTCCCAGCAAAGGAAGATCGcatcagatcacag ATTCTACATTTCCGCTCACAGTGGCTGTCATTTTTGGGATTGTGGGAATCCTCATACTCATCATGGTGGTCGTCATCTCTCAGCAGCACAG GTTGGTGATGATATTTCTTCCGCCAGTTCCTGCTCCCAAAATTAAAGGCATCGATCCAGATCTGCTCAAg AAAGGCAAGCTGGAAGAGCTGAATTTCATCCTGAGTGGTGGAGGCATGGGCGGACTTCCCTCTTATGGTCCAGATTTCTACCAAGAGGAGCCCTGGGTGGAGTTCATCGAGATGGATGCAGAAGACACGGACACGAGAGAGAAGGAGACCAGTCAGGGTTCGGACACGCAGAGGCTCCTCAGTCTGTCTCAGCCCGCCAGgagccacacaaacacaggatgcTCCA GTTTCCCTCACAGGTTCCCTGATAATGACTCGGGCCATGCCAGCTGCTGTGACCCTGAACTTCCTGACCAAGACAGTCAAATGTTGATGACCACCATGCTACCAGGCCAGCCTGAGGACAGAGAATCCTCCCCCGATGATTTGAGAAGAGATCCAGCTTCAGAAAAAGGAGAGAGGTCTCTTGTCTGTACTCAGACTGGAGTGCCTCAGATTTGGGTCAACACTGATTTCTATGCCCAGGTCAGCAATGTAATGCTCTCTGGAGGCGTTGTTCTATCCTCTGACCAACAACTCAGAATCCAGCTCAGCATCCCAGCTATGCAGGATGAGACACAAAAGAAGGGagcagagagtggagccaaggaGGAGACAGATGAAATGAAGGAGGCCAAGCAGAAAGAGCTGCAGTTTCAGCTGCTGGTAGTTGATCCTGAGGGAAGTGGCTACACCAAAGAAAGCATCACCCAACAGAACAGCACTCCCACAACCTCCCTGATCCCCGGAGAGGGGTACCAAACCATACAGCCTGAGCCAGTGGAGACTAAACCTCACCAGGAGGACTTCTTATCTCCAGAAACCACAATAGACAGTCCTCAGTCTCCTTATATTCTTCCGGACTCTCCCCAATCCCAGCTTCCCCCTCCTGTTGCAGACTACACAGTGATCCAGGAGGTGGACAGTCAAcacagtctgcttcttaacccaacTCCCGGGCAGTCCCCACCTTCTTGCCTGCCCCAACAAGCCCTCAAGGCCCTGTCTGCTATGCCTGTAGGGTACATCACCCCAGATCTGCTAGGGAACCTGTCACCTTAA